One region of Anaeromyxobacter paludicola genomic DNA includes:
- a CDS encoding universal stress protein, which yields MERILIGVDGSEPSLSAARLGAEIAARFGARLTLATVITAASEPVYLYGDTRSEVERAQEERAKQVLSAAIEKVSRPGLEVETLVLHGGAAEALADAAAGRDVGLVVVGSRGIGAVARVLLGSVSGRLVHVSPKPVLVVP from the coding sequence ATGGAACGCATCCTCATCGGCGTGGACGGCTCGGAGCCTTCGCTGTCGGCGGCCCGGCTCGGGGCCGAGATCGCCGCCCGCTTCGGCGCGCGGCTCACCCTCGCGACCGTGATCACCGCGGCCTCGGAGCCCGTGTACCTCTACGGCGATACGCGCTCGGAGGTGGAGCGGGCGCAGGAGGAGCGGGCCAAGCAGGTGCTCTCGGCGGCGATCGAGAAGGTGAGCCGGCCCGGGCTCGAGGTCGAGACCCTCGTCCTGCACGGCGGCGCGGCCGAGGCGCTGGCCGACGCCGCGGCGGGGCGCGACGTCGGGCTGGTGGTGGTGGGCAGCCGCGGCATCGGCGCGGTGGCCCGCGTGCTCCTCGGCAGCGTCTCCGGGCGGCTCGTGCACGTCAGCCCGAAGCCGGTCCTGGTGGTCCCCTGA
- a CDS encoding PilZ domain-containing protein — translation MPHLQKRHWLGELVRLHERAVHEALSSPEHARYSGMRAQVLSAVLAAQNDALEPERRLRRQPRVQRAVPVRIDAPGCKAQALTFDLGAGGFATLVGLPPPVGTVASVALTLGPARSIHGKARVTAVRKRGRAAARVSFAFDGLAGPGRELLERFLLDTVLAELSSSREVLEHLSLEE, via the coding sequence ATGCCGCACCTGCAGAAGCGCCACTGGCTGGGGGAGCTCGTCCGGCTGCACGAGCGGGCGGTGCACGAGGCGCTCTCCTCCCCCGAGCACGCCCGGTACTCCGGCATGCGCGCGCAGGTGCTGTCGGCCGTGCTGGCCGCCCAGAACGACGCCCTGGAGCCCGAGCGGCGCCTGCGCCGGCAGCCGCGCGTCCAGCGGGCGGTCCCGGTCCGGATCGACGCGCCGGGCTGCAAGGCCCAGGCGCTCACCTTCGACCTCGGCGCCGGCGGGTTCGCCACCCTGGTCGGCCTCCCCCCGCCGGTCGGGACTGTGGCGAGCGTCGCCCTCACGCTCGGGCCGGCGCGGTCCATCCACGGCAAGGCGCGGGTCACGGCGGTGCGGAAGCGGGGGCGAGCCGCCGCCCGCGTCTCCTTCGCCTTCGACGGCCTGGCGGGGCCCGGGCGCGAGCTCCTCGAGCGGTTCCTGCTCGACACCGTCCTGGCCGAGCTGTCGAGCTCGCGGGAGGTGCTCGAGCACCTCTCGCTCGAGGAGTGA
- the can gene encoding carbonate dehydratase produces MSTLKQVLDANRAWSARMRERDPAFFERLLHAQAPELLWIGCADSRLPPDQIVGRLPGEIFVHRNVGNVVVHTDLNCLSVLQYGIEVLKVKHVIVCGHYGCGGVGAAASPEPLGLIDNWLRHVRDVYMAHRAELEALPEGKPRLDRLCELNVAAQVANVCHTTIVQDAWRRGQPLTVHGWIYDLADGLVRDLGLVVESAERIPSAYRMG; encoded by the coding sequence GTGAGCACGCTCAAGCAGGTCCTCGACGCCAACCGCGCCTGGTCGGCCCGCATGCGCGAGCGCGACCCGGCCTTCTTCGAGCGGCTCCTGCACGCGCAGGCGCCGGAGCTGCTCTGGATCGGGTGCGCCGACAGCCGGCTCCCGCCCGATCAGATCGTGGGCCGGCTCCCGGGCGAGATCTTCGTCCACCGCAACGTCGGGAACGTGGTGGTGCACACCGACCTCAACTGCCTCTCGGTCCTGCAGTACGGCATCGAGGTACTGAAGGTGAAGCACGTCATCGTCTGCGGCCACTACGGCTGCGGGGGCGTCGGCGCCGCGGCGAGCCCGGAGCCGCTCGGGCTCATCGACAACTGGCTGCGGCACGTGCGCGACGTGTACATGGCCCACCGCGCCGAGCTCGAGGCGCTGCCCGAGGGGAAGCCGCGCCTCGACCGGCTCTGCGAGCTCAACGTCGCCGCCCAGGTGGCGAACGTCTGCCACACCACCATCGTGCAGGACGCCTGGCGCCGCGGGCAGCCCCTCACCGTGCACGGCTGGATCTACGACCTCGCCGACGGGCTGGTGCGCGACCTCGGCCTGGTGGTCGAGTCGGCGGAGCGGATCCCGAGCGCGTACCGGATGGGCTAG
- a CDS encoding chemotaxis protein CheW, with protein sequence MDENTSARQQYLAFGLAEARYGVELLKLREILQLEPITKVPGTPPSVRGVINLRGAVVPVVDLALKFGLPETVPTRRTCVLVVESALGGERAVVGLLADSVDEVVELGPGEVEPAPAFGTRVRLEHLRGMGKLAAGFLLLLDIDRILSDEERDVAAAAEAGRLEARPPAS encoded by the coding sequence ATGGACGAGAACACGTCGGCGCGGCAGCAGTACCTGGCGTTCGGCCTCGCCGAGGCCCGGTACGGGGTCGAGCTCCTGAAGCTCCGCGAGATCCTGCAGCTCGAGCCGATCACCAAGGTGCCCGGCACCCCGCCCTCGGTGCGCGGCGTCATCAACCTGCGCGGCGCCGTGGTGCCGGTCGTGGACCTCGCGCTCAAGTTCGGGCTGCCGGAGACCGTGCCCACCCGCCGCACCTGCGTGCTCGTGGTCGAGTCGGCGCTCGGCGGCGAGCGCGCGGTGGTGGGGCTCCTGGCCGACAGCGTGGACGAGGTGGTGGAGCTCGGGCCCGGCGAGGTGGAGCCCGCGCCCGCCTTCGGGACCCGGGTCAGGCTCGAGCACCTCCGCGGCATGGGGAAGCTCGCCGCCGGGTTCCTGCTGCTCCTCGACATCGACCGGATCCTGTCGGACGAGGAGCGCGACGTGGCGGCGGCGGCCGAGGCGGGCCGGCTGGAGGCGCGCCCGCCGGCCTCCTAG
- a CDS encoding protein-glutamate methylesterase/protein-glutamine glutaminase, translated as MSGAPPRRVLVVDDSAVVREVLSAVLRRGGHLVATAPDPVIALEKIRRDPPDAILLDVELPRMDGLSFLRLLMAERPLPVVICSGLAGPGTEVALDALEAGAVAVIEKPSLGLRDFLERSADRVLSAVSEALEARVRARPPPAAGAPEPRGAPLLRGTTQKVVAVAASTGGTEAVAALLEALPPDAPGLAVVQHMPPAFTAAFARRLAERCRVEVKEAEPGDALSPGRALIAPGNRHLLVRRGGARYFVALSDGAPVSRHRPSADVLFRSTAEAAGANAVGVILTGMGDDGAEGLLALRGAGAHTIAQDEATCVVFGMPRAAIRRGAAAEILPLGLIARHVLAHARAPGAEQRS; from the coding sequence GTGAGCGGGGCCCCGCCGCGCCGGGTGCTGGTGGTGGACGACTCGGCCGTGGTGCGCGAGGTGCTCTCCGCCGTGCTCCGCCGCGGCGGGCACCTCGTCGCGACCGCTCCCGACCCGGTCATCGCCCTCGAGAAGATCCGGCGAGACCCGCCCGACGCCATCCTGCTCGACGTGGAGCTGCCGCGGATGGACGGGCTGAGCTTCCTGCGGCTGCTCATGGCCGAGCGCCCCCTGCCGGTGGTGATCTGCTCCGGCCTGGCGGGGCCCGGGACCGAGGTGGCGCTCGACGCGCTCGAGGCGGGCGCGGTGGCGGTGATCGAGAAGCCGAGCCTCGGGCTGCGGGACTTCCTCGAGCGGTCGGCCGATCGCGTCCTCTCGGCGGTCTCCGAGGCGCTCGAGGCCCGGGTGCGCGCCCGGCCCCCGCCGGCGGCCGGTGCGCCCGAGCCCCGGGGCGCCCCGCTCCTGCGCGGGACGACGCAGAAGGTGGTCGCGGTGGCCGCCTCGACCGGCGGCACCGAGGCGGTGGCGGCGCTGCTCGAGGCGCTGCCGCCCGACGCGCCCGGCCTGGCGGTGGTCCAGCACATGCCCCCGGCGTTCACGGCGGCGTTCGCCCGCCGCCTGGCGGAGCGCTGCCGCGTCGAGGTGAAGGAGGCCGAGCCCGGCGACGCGCTCTCCCCGGGGAGGGCCCTCATCGCGCCGGGGAACCGGCACCTGCTCGTGCGCCGCGGCGGGGCGCGCTACTTCGTCGCGCTGTCGGACGGGGCGCCGGTGTCGCGCCACCGGCCCAGCGCGGACGTCCTCTTCCGGTCCACGGCCGAGGCGGCCGGCGCGAACGCCGTGGGCGTGATCCTCACCGGCATGGGCGACGACGGCGCCGAGGGGCTCCTGGCGCTCCGGGGCGCCGGCGCCCACACCATCGCGCAGGACGAGGCGACCTGCGTGGTCTTCGGGATGCCGCGCGCGGCCATCCGGCGGGGCGCGGCGGCGGAGATCCTGCCGCTCGGGCTGATCGCGCGGCACGTGCTCGCCCACGCCCGGGCCCCGGGCGCGGAGCAGCGGAGCTAG
- a CDS encoding CheR family methyltransferase: MSTRASERPAAGAARPAVSDAVFARYQALVHGESGIWLAPGKKALLEGRLASRLRELGVGSYAEYLDRARADPDELARLLDRITTHETRFFREPRHFELLERQLLPRWREAARAGSRPPRVRVWSAGCSSGEEPYSLAMSLLAGLREPGWSLEVVATDLSTPVLERARAGVYRIEQAAEIPRPLLQAYMLQGTGSQEGRMKAGPELRRVVRFARLNLAAEAWPGLGTFDLVFCRNVLIYFDPPGKERVVSRLLRHLAPEGYLFLGHAESLSGTSHPLRSVIPTVYAREVAGPPAPGLRSAS; encoded by the coding sequence ATGAGTACAAGAGCTTCTGAGCGCCCCGCGGCCGGCGCCGCCCGGCCGGCGGTGAGCGACGCCGTCTTCGCGCGCTACCAGGCCCTCGTCCACGGGGAGTCGGGCATCTGGCTCGCGCCGGGGAAGAAGGCGCTGCTCGAGGGCCGGCTCGCGAGCCGGCTGCGCGAGCTCGGCGTGGGCTCCTACGCCGAGTACCTCGACCGGGCGCGCGCCGACCCGGACGAGCTCGCGCGGCTGCTCGACCGGATCACCACCCACGAGACCCGCTTCTTCCGGGAGCCGCGCCACTTCGAGCTCCTCGAGCGGCAGCTCCTCCCGCGCTGGCGCGAGGCGGCGCGGGCGGGGAGCCGGCCGCCGCGGGTCCGCGTCTGGAGCGCCGGGTGCTCGAGCGGCGAGGAGCCGTACAGCCTCGCCATGTCGCTGCTCGCGGGGCTGCGCGAGCCGGGCTGGTCGCTGGAGGTGGTCGCGACCGACCTGTCCACGCCGGTCCTCGAGCGCGCCCGCGCCGGCGTCTACCGGATCGAGCAGGCGGCCGAGATCCCCCGCCCCCTGCTCCAGGCCTACATGCTGCAGGGCACCGGGAGCCAGGAGGGCCGGATGAAGGCCGGCCCGGAGCTCCGGCGGGTGGTGCGCTTCGCGCGGCTCAACCTGGCCGCGGAGGCGTGGCCCGGGCTCGGCACCTTCGACCTCGTCTTCTGCCGCAACGTGCTCATCTACTTCGACCCGCCGGGCAAGGAGCGGGTGGTGAGCCGGCTGCTGCGCCACCTCGCGCCGGAGGGGTACCTCTTCCTCGGCCACGCCGAGAGCCTCTCCGGGACGTCGCACCCGCTCCGGAGCGTCATCCCGACCGTGTACGCCCGCGAGGTCGCGGGCCCGCCCGCGCCCGGGCTCCGGAGCGCCTCGTGA
- a CDS encoding methyl-accepting chemotaxis protein: protein MTMGIRERHFASFALMVLLVCGLGWSGWRSSRAFSAEASDLYENQLRGSAYLSDAGQALWELRIALPVYLAENAEGRGRIAGSTDRWLKQVDESLAAFRGLALGPEERDLLREFDQSYAAYLAARPRFFALVDAGAIEDAKGWRARETNPAAGRAAAALARLVQVQQRIGGQKQAALAAEVSSSTRLLGAVTALALAVSALLSWLISRSVIRRIGCEPEEAVEITRRVAAGDLTVAIATHRGDDDSVLAGLRSMVDRLQHVISEVRGGADALAEAAGQVSATSQTLSQGTGEQAASVEETTSTLEEMSASITQNADNSRQTERMAVQGARNAQESGGAGKETVEAMRSIAEKTAIVEEIAYQTNLLALNAAIEAARAGEHGKGFAVVAGEVRKLAERSQKAAKEIAGVAAASVQVAERSGHLLAELVPSIQKTAELVQEVAAASREQSAGVAQINTAMAHVDQVTQRNASAAEELASTAEEMASQAESLQHLMGFFHVPSGPADGAFRPAAPARPPALPRPALKRLDDEGSAANRNAVADHEYKSF, encoded by the coding sequence ATGACGATGGGTATCCGGGAGCGGCACTTCGCGTCGTTCGCGCTGATGGTCCTGCTGGTGTGCGGGCTGGGCTGGTCGGGCTGGCGCAGCAGCCGGGCCTTCTCGGCCGAGGCGAGCGACCTCTACGAGAACCAGCTCCGCGGCTCGGCCTACCTCTCCGACGCCGGGCAGGCGCTGTGGGAGCTGCGCATCGCGCTCCCGGTCTACCTCGCCGAGAACGCGGAGGGGCGGGGGCGCATCGCCGGCAGCACCGACCGCTGGCTGAAGCAGGTGGACGAGAGCCTCGCCGCCTTCCGGGGGCTGGCGCTCGGCCCGGAGGAGCGGGACCTGCTGCGCGAGTTCGACCAGTCCTACGCCGCCTACCTGGCGGCGCGCCCGCGCTTCTTCGCCCTGGTGGACGCGGGCGCGATCGAGGACGCGAAGGGGTGGCGCGCGCGGGAGACCAACCCCGCGGCCGGCCGGGCCGCCGCCGCCCTGGCCCGCCTGGTCCAGGTGCAGCAGCGGATCGGCGGGCAGAAGCAGGCCGCGCTGGCCGCCGAGGTGTCCTCCTCGACCCGCCTGCTCGGCGCGGTCACCGCGCTCGCCCTCGCCGTGAGCGCCCTCCTCAGCTGGCTCATCAGCCGGAGCGTGATCCGCCGCATCGGCTGCGAGCCGGAGGAGGCGGTCGAGATCACGCGGCGGGTCGCCGCCGGCGACCTCACCGTCGCCATCGCCACCCACCGGGGCGACGACGACAGCGTCCTCGCCGGGCTCCGGTCGATGGTCGATCGGCTGCAGCACGTGATCTCCGAGGTCCGCGGCGGCGCCGACGCCCTCGCCGAGGCGGCGGGCCAGGTCTCGGCGACCTCCCAGACCCTGTCGCAGGGCACCGGGGAGCAGGCCGCCTCGGTGGAGGAGACCACCTCCACGCTCGAGGAGATGAGCGCGTCGATCACGCAGAACGCGGACAACTCCCGCCAGACGGAGCGGATGGCGGTGCAGGGCGCCCGGAACGCGCAGGAGAGCGGGGGCGCCGGCAAGGAGACGGTCGAGGCGATGCGCTCGATCGCGGAGAAGACCGCCATCGTCGAGGAGATCGCGTACCAGACCAACCTGCTCGCGCTCAACGCCGCCATCGAGGCGGCGCGGGCGGGCGAGCACGGCAAGGGGTTCGCGGTGGTGGCGGGCGAGGTCCGCAAGCTGGCCGAGCGGAGCCAGAAGGCCGCCAAGGAGATCGCCGGCGTCGCCGCCGCCAGCGTGCAGGTGGCGGAGCGCTCCGGGCACCTCCTCGCCGAGCTGGTCCCCTCGATCCAGAAGACGGCCGAGCTGGTGCAGGAGGTGGCGGCCGCCTCGCGGGAGCAGTCGGCCGGCGTCGCCCAGATCAACACGGCCATGGCGCACGTGGACCAGGTGACGCAGCGCAACGCCTCCGCCGCCGAGGAGCTCGCCTCCACCGCCGAGGAGATGGCCTCCCAGGCCGAGTCGCTGCAGCACCTCATGGGCTTCTTCCACGTCCCCTCGGGCCCGGCCGACGGCGCCTTCCGGCCGGCGGCCCCGGCGCGGCCCCCGGCCCTGCCGCGCCCCGCGCTGAAGCGGCTCGACGACGAGGGCTCCGCCGCCAACCGCAACGCCGTCGCCGATCATGAGTACAAGAGCTTCTGA
- a CDS encoding chemotaxis protein CheA, whose translation MEEEEQIDWRVLVDTFLEESAEILAGMETTLVGLEAAPGDEELVHALFRAAHTIKGSASLVSFEQARAVAHQVESVLQRVRARTLAASPEVISLLLASVDVLKAAVRRDQQGEQGPFDAARRLEARIAEALAGAPPPAQAAPPGAAPPGAAPPDFAPEAAGPAPAAAPAPEAPRAQTLRVDVAKLDRLLDLAGEISVSRGRFASLLEAVPPASPEELIEAYHETDRLYLDLQEHIISARMVPVGPAFQQQRRTVRDLARAEGKQVELVLEGEETEVDTAVVEHIRDPLMHMVRNALDHGIERPEARRERGKAPCGRLTLRAFHEASSIVVEVADDGGGLPRRKIAQRAHQLGLAPDPESVTEADVRRLIFEPGFSTTAEATEVSGRGVGMDVVRRNVESLRGAVDVRSVEGEGTTFSLRFPLTLAVIRGFRMAVGPSTYIAPLDAVLECVDLPAGQDPRARTGVLELRGKPLPYLRLRTLFGLGGAPAERESVLVVRHGASRAGLAVDALLGESQTVIKPLGAIFRGLPGICGSAILGNGRVALILDVPALLRAALGRGDEGFGTDNGSRT comes from the coding sequence ATGGAAGAGGAGGAGCAGATCGACTGGCGGGTGCTCGTGGACACCTTCCTCGAGGAGTCGGCGGAGATCCTCGCCGGGATGGAGACCACCCTCGTCGGGCTCGAGGCCGCTCCCGGCGACGAGGAGCTGGTCCACGCGCTCTTCCGCGCCGCCCACACCATCAAGGGCTCGGCCTCGCTGGTCTCGTTCGAGCAGGCGCGCGCCGTGGCGCACCAGGTCGAGTCGGTGCTGCAGCGGGTGCGGGCGCGGACCCTCGCGGCGAGCCCGGAGGTGATCTCGCTCCTGCTCGCGTCGGTGGACGTGCTCAAGGCGGCGGTCCGCCGCGACCAGCAGGGCGAGCAGGGGCCGTTCGACGCGGCGCGCAGGCTCGAGGCCCGGATCGCCGAGGCGCTCGCCGGCGCGCCCCCGCCGGCGCAGGCGGCCCCGCCCGGCGCGGCCCCGCCCGGCGCGGCCCCGCCCGATTTCGCCCCGGAGGCGGCCGGCCCCGCCCCCGCCGCGGCGCCCGCGCCCGAGGCGCCCCGCGCCCAGACCCTGCGCGTGGACGTCGCCAAGCTCGACCGCCTCCTCGACCTGGCGGGCGAGATCTCGGTCTCCCGCGGCCGCTTCGCGAGCCTGCTCGAGGCCGTGCCGCCCGCCTCCCCCGAGGAGCTGATCGAGGCCTACCACGAGACCGACCGGCTCTACCTCGACCTGCAGGAGCACATCATCTCGGCGCGCATGGTCCCGGTCGGCCCCGCCTTCCAGCAGCAGCGCCGGACCGTGCGCGACCTCGCCCGGGCCGAGGGCAAGCAGGTGGAGCTGGTGCTCGAGGGGGAGGAGACCGAGGTGGACACCGCGGTCGTGGAGCACATCCGCGACCCGCTCATGCACATGGTGCGCAACGCGCTCGACCACGGCATCGAGCGGCCCGAGGCGCGCCGCGAGCGGGGCAAGGCCCCCTGCGGCCGGCTCACCCTGCGGGCCTTCCACGAGGCGAGCAGCATCGTGGTGGAGGTGGCCGACGACGGCGGCGGCCTGCCCCGGCGCAAGATCGCCCAGCGGGCCCACCAGCTCGGCCTGGCGCCGGACCCCGAGTCGGTGACCGAGGCCGACGTGCGGCGCCTCATCTTCGAGCCCGGCTTCAGCACCACCGCCGAGGCGACCGAGGTCTCCGGGCGCGGCGTCGGCATGGACGTGGTGCGGCGGAACGTGGAGTCCCTGCGCGGCGCGGTGGACGTCCGGAGCGTGGAGGGGGAGGGGACCACCTTCTCGCTGCGCTTCCCGCTCACGCTCGCCGTGATCCGCGGCTTCCGGATGGCGGTGGGGCCGAGCACCTACATCGCCCCGCTCGACGCGGTGCTGGAGTGCGTGGACCTGCCGGCCGGGCAGGACCCGCGGGCGAGGACCGGGGTGCTCGAGCTCCGCGGCAAGCCCTTGCCCTACCTGCGGCTGCGCACCCTCTTCGGCCTGGGCGGCGCGCCCGCCGAGCGCGAGAGCGTGCTCGTGGTGCGCCACGGCGCCTCCCGGGCGGGCCTCGCCGTGGACGCGCTCCTGGGCGAGAGCCAGACGGTGATCAAGCCCCTCGGCGCCATCTTCCGCGGGCTGCCCGGCATCTGCGGCTCGGCCATCCTCGGCAACGGCCGGGTGGCCCTCATCCTCGACGTGCCCGCCCTGCTGCGCGCCGCGCTGGGACGGGGTGACGAAGGCTTCGGAACGGACAACGGGAGCAGAACATGA
- a CDS encoding chemotaxis protein CheD yields MTATTLAPPRPRAAAPDPGGRRPVYLQAGQVVASGEPAAISTIVGSCVAVCLFDPVAGVGGMNHYLLPLPVQRERSARFGNVAIPELVAAVMGRGARRDRLAAKVFGGACVIDVFRGSGRHLGQDNVELALRTLEAEGIPVLERDVGGSRGRKVIFHSDDGAAWVRSL; encoded by the coding sequence GTGACGGCGACGACCCTCGCGCCCCCGCGCCCCCGCGCCGCCGCGCCGGATCCGGGCGGCCGCAGGCCGGTCTACCTCCAGGCGGGCCAGGTGGTGGCCTCGGGCGAGCCCGCGGCCATCAGCACCATCGTCGGCTCGTGCGTGGCGGTCTGCCTCTTCGATCCGGTCGCCGGGGTGGGCGGCATGAACCACTACCTCCTGCCGCTGCCGGTGCAGCGGGAGCGCTCGGCCCGCTTCGGGAACGTGGCCATCCCCGAGCTCGTCGCGGCGGTGATGGGGCGCGGCGCCCGCCGGGACCGGCTCGCCGCGAAGGTGTTCGGCGGGGCCTGCGTCATCGACGTGTTCCGCGGGAGCGGGCGGCACCTGGGGCAGGACAACGTGGAGCTCGCCCTGCGCACGCTCGAGGCCGAGGGCATCCCGGTCCTGGAGCGCGACGTCGGCGGGAGCCGCGGGCGCAAGGTGATCTTCCACTCGGACGACGGCGCGGCCTGGGTCCGGAGCCTCTGA
- a CDS encoding GAF domain-containing protein has translation MGQPGPAATGLEPALLRAELARAREELLAREAEVERLREELAAVEEERRRICDEYVASLDRATEVGNLYVTLRRLHGSLDRGEVLDVLGEVLANLVGTEEFAVLERRGEGVRVVRSMGLAPDRLGALVTLQGALGRVAAAGRIAIGPALEPGPGGPEELTAWIPLRAGEREVGAIAVFRLLGQKPGLGAGDLELFEVLSAHAGLALRSAELSARRAEELPA, from the coding sequence ATGGGTCAGCCAGGGCCAGCCGCGACCGGGCTCGAGCCCGCCCTGCTCCGCGCGGAGCTGGCGCGGGCGCGCGAGGAGCTGCTCGCGCGGGAGGCGGAGGTGGAGCGGCTCCGGGAGGAGCTCGCGGCGGTGGAGGAGGAGCGGCGCCGCATCTGCGACGAGTACGTCGCCTCGCTCGACCGCGCCACCGAGGTCGGCAACCTCTACGTGACCCTGCGCCGGCTGCACGGGAGCCTGGACCGCGGCGAGGTCCTCGACGTGCTCGGCGAGGTGCTCGCGAACCTGGTCGGCACCGAGGAGTTCGCCGTGCTGGAGCGGCGGGGGGAGGGCGTGCGCGTCGTCCGGTCGATGGGGCTCGCCCCGGACCGGCTCGGGGCCCTGGTCACCCTCCAGGGCGCGCTCGGGCGGGTGGCCGCGGCGGGGCGGATCGCGATCGGGCCCGCCCTCGAGCCGGGGCCCGGCGGGCCCGAGGAGCTGACCGCGTGGATCCCGCTCAGGGCCGGCGAGCGCGAGGTGGGGGCGATCGCCGTGTTCCGGCTGCTCGGGCAGAAGCCGGGGCTCGGGGCCGGGGACCTCGAGCTGTTCGAGGTGCTCTCCGCCCACGCCGGCCTGGCGCTCCGGAGCGCGGAGCTCTCGGCGCGCCGCGCGGAGGAGCTCCCGGCGTGA
- a CDS encoding response regulator, whose amino-acid sequence MSRKTVLAVDDSSTVLLSEQLFLSRAFQVVSARDGLEGLEKARALRPDLILLDVVMPRLDGLEACRRLREDEATSGIPIILVTTRGELDSLEAGYEAGCSDYVTKPFNGPELLAKVRSLLGE is encoded by the coding sequence GTGAGCCGCAAGACGGTGCTGGCGGTGGACGACTCGAGCACGGTCCTGCTCTCGGAGCAGCTCTTCCTCTCGCGGGCGTTCCAGGTGGTCTCGGCGCGCGACGGGCTCGAGGGGCTCGAGAAGGCCCGGGCGCTGCGGCCCGACCTCATCCTCCTCGACGTGGTGATGCCGCGCCTGGACGGGCTCGAGGCCTGCCGCCGGCTCCGGGAGGACGAGGCGACGAGCGGGATCCCGATCATCCTCGTGACCACCCGCGGCGAGCTCGACAGCCTCGAGGCCGGGTACGAGGCCGGCTGCAGCGACTACGTGACGAAGCCCTTCAACGGTCCGGAGCTGCTCGCCAAGGTGCGCAGCCTCCTGGGGGAGTAG